ATTCTGGTGAAAAAGAAGCTTACTGGCTTGATTGGGGGCAAATTCTCGAAAAGACTACCGATGCAGTACAACGCGGTGCGACAGAAATTTGTATGCAAGGCGGATTAAACCCGCAAGCGAAAATCAACGGGCGTTCTTTGCCTTATTACCTAAAACTTGTAGAAACCATCAAAACACAATTTCCGCAACTGCACTTACACGCTTTCTCACCCCAGGAAGTTGAATTTATCGCGCGAGAAGACGATATGAGCTATGCCGCTGTCATTGCTGCTTTGCGTGATGCTGGAGTGGGTTCAATGCCAGGAACCGCAGCCGAAGTCCTCGACGATCGCGTGCGGCGGATTTTATGTCCAGAAAAAATCAACACAGCGACTTGGATTGAAATTGTTAGTACCGCGCATCGCTTAGGTTTACCAACAACCAGTACGATGCTTTCTGGACATATTGAAACACCCCAACAGCAGATTACTCACCTCGAACAACTGCGATCGCTACAAAAAACAGCGCGCGATCGCGACTATCCCGCAGCAATTACCGAATTTATTTTGCTACCATTTGTCGGTCAAGAAGCTCCCAAAGCATTACGCCGTCGTGTCGGTAGAGACCAACCAGTACTTGCTGATGCCTTATTACTCACAGCAGTAGCACGGATTTTTTTAGGAAACTTGATACCCAACCATCAACCAAGCTGGGTCAAACTAGGGCTAGCAGGAGCAACAGAAGCTTTAAAGTGGGGTTGCAACGATATTGGCGGCACTTTGATGGAAGAACACATTACTACAATGGCGGGTGCGATCGGCGGTACGTGTATGGAAGTAGCAACATTACAGGATGCGATCTCCTCTATTAAAAGACCTTACGCCCAACGCGATACTCTCTATTGCCTAATCAAAAAAGACTAGAAGCAAACGGTTAGTAGCTAGAAGTGGTGAGTGGTATAAAAAACTCTTCCCCCTCTGCCTCCTCTGCCCCTCTACTCCAAATAATTGATCCCCGCAGTGCCAATCCGAGATAGGATGGACGTTGATTTCTGTCTTTTCTCACTTAATGCTTATGAAGCGCTATTGGTCACGTCTACTTGCCCTCACGTTGGTTGTTGTCATCGGCTTGACTGGCTGTTCTAGCAACGTTTTCTCGGATAGTCTGAGTGGGGATTATCGTCAAGATACGCTCGCTGTAGTAGATACACTGAGAAATGCTCTTGATTTACCTGATGATGCGCCTGAAAAAGCCGAGGCGCAAACAGAAGCCCGCCAAAAGATCAACGAATTTGCAGCGCGTTATCAACGAGATGGTAGCGTTGCTGGTTTAAGTTCTTTCACGACAATGCGAACTGCATTAAATTCTTTAGCAGGACACTATAGTTCTTACCCAAATCGTCCAGTCCCAAAAAAACTCAAACAACGTTTAGAACAAGAATTCAAACAAGTAGAAATGGCGCTTAACCGAGGTAGCTAAACTCTTCATAATCATAAAAGATAAGTTGCAAGTAGCGAGCAAGTTCACTACTAAAAAATAAAATCTTACTCCTCAATGAATTTGACAAGATCAGTCGCCAAAAGCTAATAGGTCTAATGATTTGAGCAGTTGAGCTAAACACCTGAGACGGTTTCCTTCATGTGCCACACTTAAGAAATTAAATGGCTAAGGAAACCGAATCAGAGCTTTTGTAGTCTCTAACACTAGTCTTAAAGACTCTATAACGCAGGGTACTTACTAGTGACTTATTAGCGTGCCTTGCAACGTTGTTCTAGTGCAGCTAGTAACAGATAAGCTAAAGCGCTGTTTTTTTCAGCAACGCTTGTCGAGGTCATCACGTGTGCGTTGATGATTAGCCTTGCCACCATCAGTCTTACAAGACTGATTTATTGATCGTACTTATGTTGTGTTTGTGGTAATGTTCAACCATCGTTTGAGATTTGCCCGTCCTCGCTTTGCTTGGCAACGCTTGGCTGCTACTGTGTTGACAAGTAGCTTATTGAGTGCCAATTTTGGTAGTCTGCCGCCGGCTCAAGCACAAACAACAGCGTATTGTCAGCTAACAACAGCAGCAACCCAAGAAAAAGAAACTTTACGTCAAGCAGCACTACGAGGCAACACAGACGCGCAGAATCGCTACAGAGCGCTTGTAAATCAACACGCTCAAATTTTACAGGATTGCCGCAATCGCACTTGGCCTCAAACCCAAGCAGTATGGCTACGGTTATATCCGTGTGATGTGCAACCAGGAGTCCTCGATAAAGTAATGGACCATGTTGTTAATCGTGGCTATAACCAAGTGTATGTAGAAGTATTCTACGACGGTCAAGTGTTACTACCAGCAGCAGCAAATCCTACAGTTTGGCCTTCAGTGGTGCGAGTTCCTGGGGCTGAACGAACCGATTTACTTGCCCAAGCAATTCAAAAAGGACGCGATCGCGGCTTGAAGGTCTATGCTTGGATGTTCATGATGAATTTTGGCTACTCCTACGGACAGCGCCCCGATCGACAATCAGTACTAGCACGCAACAGCAAAGGCGAAACAAGTTTGTACGTTGTCGATAATGCAAGCCAAGTATTTGTCGATCCCTATAACCTACAAGCCAAACGAGATTATTACCAACTAGTGCTCGAAGTTATGCGCCGTCGTCCTGACGGGGTTCTCTTCGATTACGTACGCTATCCCAGAGGCTTGGGCGCAGGGTCTGTCGTCAACAGAGTTCAAGATTTGTGGATTCATAGCGAAGCTGCGCAACAAGCCTTGTATCGTCGGGCGCTGAACAACAAAGGACTCAATTTGATTCAACGCTTTCTCAGTAAAGGGTATGTCAGCGCCAGAGATATCGAAATCGTCGACCAACTGTATCCGCAAGAAGGCGAACCGTTATGGCAAGGTCGCACGCCGCCCCCAGCACCACAACCACCAAACGAACCGCCAACGGCTGCACAAAGACAGCCCCAACTACAATGGGAATTATGGCAACTCAGTGTTGCTCATGCAATTCAAGGCATCATCGACTTTTTAGCAGTCGCAGCGTGGCCCGTCCAGCGCCAGGGAGTTAAAGCAGGTGCAGTATTTTTCCCAGATGGCAACCAGGCAGTTGGTCAAGGCTATGACTCGCGCTTACAACCTTGGGATCGCTTTCCAACGACTTTAGAATGGCATCCGATGTCTTACGCAGCCTGCAATAATACGAGTTGTATCGCGGCTTTGGTACAGCGAGTTTTGCAGTACGCGCCCCCAGGTACACAGGTTATTCCTGCGATCGCTGGAGTTTGGGGAAAACCAATTAGCAATCGTCCATCTTTAGAAGCCCAAATGCAGGCACTCCGCGCCTATGCGCCACGACTTCAAGGTGTCAGTCATTTTGCTTTGTCTTGGCAAGATCCACAGCTAGAAAGCGAGCGCAAATCTTGTAGAATCCGCTAACCTTCTACAACACCGGTAAACACCCGCTGTGCAGGTCCAGTCATCCACAACCGCTGATCGACTTCAGACCATTCAATTTGTAAACAACCTCCAGGAAGTTCGACTGTCGCTAGGCGATCGCATCTTCCTGTCAATACACCTGCGACTAATGCCGCACAAGCGCCTGTACCACACGCCAACGTAGCCCCTGCACCGCGTTCCCACACACGCATTTTTAAGTAGTCGCGACGCACGACTTGAATAAATTCGGTGTTTGTCCGTTGCGGAAAAACGGCGTGATGCTCAAATTGTGGACCAATCTTTTCTAAAGGAATTACCGCGACATCTTCGACAAACGTAATACAGTGCGGATTTCCCATACTGACACACGTAACATCCCAACTTTGCCCTGCGACTTCCAAAGGCTGATCGATGACCTTCTGATTTTCCGCACCTAAAGCTGTTGGAATTTCGCTTGCCAGTAACCGAGGAACACCCATATCTACTTTGACTTGACCATCAGACATGATTTGCGGTGTAATAGTGCCAGCCAGCGTATGAATCCGTTTTTGGCTATTTTCTTGCTGATTGCCGTCAATTTCTGCGACAAATGCCGCTAAACAACGAATGCCATTACCGCACATCTCCGGTTCTGAACCATCAGAGTTAAAGATCCGCATCGTGTAGTCAGTGCCATTTTGCCCTGGTAGCACGAAAATAACGCCATCTGCACCAATACCAAAATGGCGATCGCATAACTTAATTGCTTGTTCAGGTGTGACGACAGGTTGTGATGACAAGCGATTGTCAATCAAAATAAAATCGTTTCCCAGTCCGTGATATTTAGCAAATTCAATCATCATAGGATTTAAAGTGAGTGAAAATAAATGTAACTTAAAGAGTGGTAATTGGTAACTGGTAAATATCTTTTTGTTTTCGATTACCCATTACCCCTTTCCCAACGAGAAAACCAAATTTATTTATGCCTAGCGAATTTGATCCAGCATTACCTAGCATTCGCCAAGTTCAAACCTTAATTAAACAAGTAAACCGCGTCGAGTTAAAACTTGTCACTGGCGATTTAGTCATGGGCAAAATTAGCTGGCAAGATCAAAACTGTTTATGTATTATCGATGTAAATAATCAGACTATCATCGTCTGGCGACACGCGATCGCTTATCTTAAGCCAATAAACTAGTAGATAAAAGTGGTTTAAAGTAGACCTATTTTCTTCCGTATATATCCACATTGGCTCAGCTTTGCCTGTGCACTCAAATCAACACCTTTTATAAAACTCAATTGCCTGTTTGTCTGCAAGGAGGATATGTTGATGAAAAACCTTGGTAACGAGATGTTAAAATCTTCATAATTTGTCTACCTATGCCCTGCTTGTGATACTCTGGCAAAACAAGTAAGTGCGGATAGTAAACGACTAAAAAGTTATCAGAAATAGCGTTGCCTAATCCAACTAGCTTACTTTTATCCCAAGCAGAAACTAGAAAGTGAGAATTCATTAGTGCATTGTGGAGTTACCGAGGCTTATTAGCTGAAGACCAATGATTCGCTTTATATAAATTAAGAATACTGTGGCGATCAATATCATAATTCTTCTTATAGCTAATTTTTACTTTGTGCATATTTCATGTTCTTTGTTTACTTTTGAGAAGCAGTAAATCTTTTGTGTGACCGTTTACCTGCTAGTTGCGAAATTACTGACTGCTCGATTCGACACAGCCGGACATCTAAAACTTGCGTACCGTATTTTTTATAAAAAGCGATCGCACGGGTATTGCAATCCGCAACTGTCCATTCTAATCTGCCACAATTTGCTTCCTCTGCAATTTGTGCCAAACGTTGCAACAACGCTGTACCAATTCCTTTACCGCGCATCAGTGGCTGTACATACAGATCGCCTACCCAAAGTGTTGGCTGTGCTAAAAAGCTGGAGTAAGCATAGGAAAATAGCGCAAATCCAACCGCAACATTATTTATTTGGGCTAACAACACTTGTGCAAGTGGAGGTTGAGCGAATAAAGTTTGTCCTAACTTATCAATCGTGATTTCTAGAGGCTGGGGATACCTATCAAAGTTTGCTTTTTGCGAAATAAACGAAAGAATTAACTCCCGATCTTCAATCGTTGCTACGCGAATTCTAATATCAATTTCATCCATTTTCAGCTTCCTGAGTACGCCTACTACTCACTGTAGAGAAGCAATCAATAGATGTCCAATATATTTTTAATAGCTCATTTATACTTTAAATATATAAATTGAACACCCATTACCTATTACCAGTTACCCAAATGGAACTGCGACACCTACGTTACTTCATTACAGTTGCAGAAGAACTCAATTTTAGTCGTGCAGCAGAAAGATTACACATTGCCCAACCACCGTTAAGTCAACAAATTCGAGACTTAGAAGTCGAGTTAGGGGTTCAACTTTTTGAGCGAACCAAGCGCAGAGTAGAATTAACAACTCCAGGAAAAGTGTTTTTAGAAAAGTCACGGCTAGTCTTACAACAAGTCGGTCAAGCAATTATTGCAGTTCAAAAAGCCAGTCGTGGTGAAATTGGTCGATTAGTAATTGGTTTTAACAGTTCAGCGACATACAGCGTGTTACCGCAAATTTTACATATCTTTTGCGAACACTGCCCAGATATAGAGTTAGATTTGCAAGAATTAACAACCCGCCAACAGTGCGATCGCCTTCACCACAACCAAATCGATGTTGGAATTCTTTATTTACCGATTGAAAGCCACATCCTTAGTACTACGTCTGTATTACAAGAAAGCCTTGTTGTAGCGATCTCCGAAACTCACGCCTTAGCAGCATTACCCGAATTATCACTCAA
The genomic region above belongs to Chroogloeocystis siderophila 5.2 s.c.1 and contains:
- the dapF gene encoding diaminopimelate epimerase, giving the protein MMIEFAKYHGLGNDFILIDNRLSSQPVVTPEQAIKLCDRHFGIGADGVIFVLPGQNGTDYTMRIFNSDGSEPEMCGNGIRCLAAFVAEIDGNQQENSQKRIHTLAGTITPQIMSDGQVKVDMGVPRLLASEIPTALGAENQKVIDQPLEVAGQSWDVTCVSMGNPHCITFVEDVAVIPLEKIGPQFEHHAVFPQRTNTEFIQVVRRDYLKMRVWERGAGATLACGTGACAALVAGVLTGRCDRLATVELPGGCLQIEWSEVDQRLWMTGPAQRVFTGVVEG
- the psb27 gene encoding photosystem II protein Psb27; its protein translation is MLMKRYWSRLLALTLVVVIGLTGCSSNVFSDSLSGDYRQDTLAVVDTLRNALDLPDDAPEKAEAQTEARQKINEFAARYQRDGSVAGLSSFTTMRTALNSLAGHYSSYPNRPVPKKLKQRLEQEFKQVEMALNRGS
- the cofH gene encoding 7,8-didemethyl-8-hydroxy-5-deazariboflavin synthase subunit CofH: MTNKAVEKILARVLTGDELSPQAGVILLQQTDVEAIAAIRDTADELRRLQTGDTVTYVINRNINFTNICEQHCSFCAFRRDSGEKEAYWLDWGQILEKTTDAVQRGATEICMQGGLNPQAKINGRSLPYYLKLVETIKTQFPQLHLHAFSPQEVEFIAREDDMSYAAVIAALRDAGVGSMPGTAAEVLDDRVRRILCPEKINTATWIEIVSTAHRLGLPTTSTMLSGHIETPQQQITHLEQLRSLQKTARDRDYPAAITEFILLPFVGQEAPKALRRRVGRDQPVLADALLLTAVARIFLGNLIPNHQPSWVKLGLAGATEALKWGCNDIGGTLMEEHITTMAGAIGGTCMEVATLQDAISSIKRPYAQRDTLYCLIKKD
- a CDS encoding GNAT family N-acetyltransferase, translating into MDEIDIRIRVATIEDRELILSFISQKANFDRYPQPLEITIDKLGQTLFAQPPLAQVLLAQINNVAVGFALFSYAYSSFLAQPTLWVGDLYVQPLMRGKGIGTALLQRLAQIAEEANCGRLEWTVADCNTRAIAFYKKYGTQVLDVRLCRIEQSVISQLAGKRSHKRFTASQK
- a CDS encoding LysR substrate-binding domain-containing protein; amino-acid sequence: MELRHLRYFITVAEELNFSRAAERLHIAQPPLSQQIRDLEVELGVQLFERTKRRVELTTPGKVFLEKSRLVLQQVGQAIIAVQKASRGEIGRLVIGFNSSATYSVLPQILHIFCEHCPDIELDLQELTTRQQCDRLHHNQIDVGILYLPIESHILSTTSVLQESLVVAISETHALAALPELSLKALSHEPFILPPHHLGGGLYNQILRFFQQTNFTPNVVQEATQLQTTISLVAGGVGVALVPASLQNLQRPGVVYKMLQEPTPELEIAVAWRQHDSSPVLQKFVNTVQEIF
- a CDS encoding GNAT family N-acetyltransferase; translated protein: MNSHFLVSAWDKSKLVGLGNAISDNFLVVYYPHLLVLPEYHKQGIGRQIMKILTSRYQGFSSTYPPCRQTGN
- a CDS encoding Hfq-related RNA-binding protein; translated protein: MPSEFDPALPSIRQVQTLIKQVNRVELKLVTGDLVMGKISWQDQNCLCIIDVNNQTIIVWRHAIAYLKPIN
- a CDS encoding family 10 glycosylhydrolase — protein: MFNHRLRFARPRFAWQRLAATVLTSSLLSANFGSLPPAQAQTTAYCQLTTAATQEKETLRQAALRGNTDAQNRYRALVNQHAQILQDCRNRTWPQTQAVWLRLYPCDVQPGVLDKVMDHVVNRGYNQVYVEVFYDGQVLLPAAANPTVWPSVVRVPGAERTDLLAQAIQKGRDRGLKVYAWMFMMNFGYSYGQRPDRQSVLARNSKGETSLYVVDNASQVFVDPYNLQAKRDYYQLVLEVMRRRPDGVLFDYVRYPRGLGAGSVVNRVQDLWIHSEAAQQALYRRALNNKGLNLIQRFLSKGYVSARDIEIVDQLYPQEGEPLWQGRTPPPAPQPPNEPPTAAQRQPQLQWELWQLSVAHAIQGIIDFLAVAAWPVQRQGVKAGAVFFPDGNQAVGQGYDSRLQPWDRFPTTLEWHPMSYAACNNTSCIAALVQRVLQYAPPGTQVIPAIAGVWGKPISNRPSLEAQMQALRAYAPRLQGVSHFALSWQDPQLESERKSCRIR